The genomic region GAAGGGTGAAGAGGTGGTTGTTTTGAGCCAGATTTTAGCCTCAGATCTCACAATAGGTTATGACTTCAAGAACATAAGACTGGTTTCAGTGAACGACGTCAAGGTGCTGAACCTGAAACACTTGGAACAAATGCTCATGGAAGTTACAAAGGACTCCAAATACGTCAAGTTCCAGTTCGAACAGGACATTCTAGTAGTTCTTGAAACCTCAAAAGTCCCGGAATTTGAGCACCAAATTCTAGAGCAGCACGCCATTTCTTCACATAAATcaagaataatttaacaacaTTTTACATGATATACTATATTATGTGGTTACTGATGTGTTTTTGTTAGTTTAAAAGTCTTTCTAAGATCAATGGAGTTTAAAATTGAGAAGAACTCAGATTCCAAACTCCTAAGTCTGTGGTTGGATTCACTATAATTAGGTTCAGTAGCTGATCCGTCCTTGAAATTATCGGTTGTGCTGGATTTAGATGAGAATCCTGGTCCTAGCTTTAAACAGGGACACATTTTAATCAAATGGAAACTTTTCATACAAATGTGTATTGAAATATGAGGAATCAGGTACGCTGAATTTTGTAGTGTATtccatttaaaatttagctcaagtatttttaatttttattattttaaccATGTTTTTTGTTGTTTATGCCGTAATTAATAGATTTTTCTGAGATGtattaagtttaaaatGAGATTTCCCAGGATTCTTTGTCTCaaattgatttttaatGTGTAGATTATTTTTCTTGCAATGCTGGCTGATCCTCTTTGCTTTACTCCAATTTTCAAACTCTTTCGTTTCTCTTcaaaattctaattttcATGAATTCTTTCTCAGTGCAATTCGTTATAGAGATGTTGTTACAAATAGGAACCCTAAACACAAACATTCCTTTAGGGCTGGGAAGATTGAGCTCGTTAAGAGCCTTAAGGAACAGCTGAAGGAATCTCAAGCTATTCTGCAGTTTCGTGTAACGCGTATGAACCACGGGGTTAGGTCATACATTAAGGACAATATTATGAAGCACATAGAGGCCCAGGATGGTAAGCTTCCCTACAAGATGCAAATAGTCAAAAACACAATGATGTCGAGGGCTATAGCTGGAACTCGGTTTGAGGCTTTAACTCCGAACTTGGAAAAGACAAATTTGTACTTTTTCGTTTACGACGATACCATTGTTCCCAAGCTTGTTTCTGTGATTAATGGGATGAGGCTCGCTTCGAAGATTGTCAAATGGCGTTTCGAGCCTTCTTTCGCCTGTTTTGACAACACTGTCATTGACTCTCTTAGGCTTCGTTGTCTAAGTTCTCTTCCTGAGAAGTCTGATTTATGTGCTAGAATTCCTCACTTTCTACGTCTTCCAGTTTATAGGCTCATTGACTCACTTAGGGTTTCTCAGTCTCTTGTTAACTCTTTAAACCAAATTTACCTTAATTTAAACTCAACAATTAGCCAAAtcaaaaatgaataatatcGTATACACTCtcaatatataatattatttacgCCCgtaatgtataatattatttattcctGGAATATATAGTGGTATATGATGAATAGTATATTATGACTTTTGAAATAGATAAATGTATCCATTATGTATTGGAGGATTAGTGGACTTGCTAATTCTGGTATCATTGAAAGCGTACCATTCGTTATCCTTCTTTAGGTGACAAATGTAATGTCCTGAGTTGACGTTACTTCCAATGTGTGTTATGAATCCAATCAGGTTGTAAGAGACTGTTGTTCTCTCATGGTCCCCGTCATGTTCTTGGCTTTGATTTAAGTTTTCGTAATAATTTACGACTTTATCCACCGAGTTTCCATAGAAACCTAGCAACTTCAAGTTCTAAACCAAATTCATTGAGATTTTACTCACCAATTGATCATTAGTATAACCCTGCTGATTCAATTTGCTCATTGCACTATTTACACTGGTCATGTCAC from Theileria annulata chromosome 1, complete sequence, *** SEQUENCING IN PROGRESS *** harbors:
- a CDS encoding ribosomal protein L10, putative (Tap404f10.p1c.cand.119 - score = 10.37;~SMART pfam:Ribosomal_L10 (PF00466) at aa 55-161, E()=4.10e-02;~Apicoplast targetting peptide predicted by the PlasmoAP tool;~Signal peptide predicted for TA21270 by SignalP 2.0 HMM (Signal peptide probability 0.998, signal anchor probability 0.002) with cleavage site probability 0.630 between residues 22 and 23); its protein translation is MCRLFFLQCWLILFALLQFSNSFVSLQNSNFHEFFLSAIRYRDVVTNRNPKHKHSFRAGKIELVKSLKEQLKESQAILQFRVTRMNHGVRSYIKDNIMKHIEAQDGKLPYKMQIVKNTMMSRAIAGTRFEALTPNLEKTNLYFFVYDDTIVPKLVSVINGMRLASKIVKWRFEPSFACFDNTVIDSLRLRCLSSLPEKSDLCARIPHFLRLPVYRLIDSLRVSQSLVNSLNQIYLNLNSTISQIKNE